The Carettochelys insculpta isolate YL-2023 chromosome 18, ASM3395843v1, whole genome shotgun sequence genome window below encodes:
- the GSTT4 gene encoding glutathione S-transferase theta-4, protein MGVELFLDLLSQPCRALFMFAKKNNIPFEFKHVELLKGQHLSEEFGKVNVLRKVPALKDGAFTLAESIAILLYLSRKFNTPDHWYPSDLQKRARVDEYLSWQHTAIREKGSKIFLTKILVPLVTRQPCSPEKLEEAVKELNSTLKQFEEKFLQDKPFIVGSEISLADLVALVELMQPVGSGCDIFEDKPKLREWRCRVEEAVGKELFQQAHEMILNVKNLSTAQLPPELREHLKQFLKC, encoded by the exons ATGGGAGTAGAACTCTTTCTGgacctcctgtcccagccctgccgaGCCCTCTTTATGTTTGCCAAGAAAAACAACATCCCATTTGAATTCAAGCATGTGGAACTGCTGAAAG GGCAGCACCTTAGTGAAGAGTTTGGCAAGGTGAATGTGCTGAGGAAAGTGCCAGCACTCAAGGATGGAGCTTTTACCTTGGCAGAGAG CATTGCGATCCTTCTCTACCTCAGCCGAAAATTCAACACCCCTGATCATTGGTATCCTTCAGACCTGCAGAAACGGGCCCGAGTTGATGAGTACCTGTCCTGGCAGCACACAGCCATTCGAGAGAAAGGCAGCAAAATTTTCCTCACCAAG ATACTGGTGCCCCTCGTTACTAGGCAGCCATGTTCTCCAGAGAAACTAGAGGAGGCTGTCAAGGAACTGAATTCTACCCTGAAGCAATTTGAGGAGAAGTTCCTGCAGGACAAGCCTTTCATTGTGGGCAGCGAGATCTCCCTGGCAGACTTGGTGGCACTGGTGGAGCTCATGCAG CCTGTGGGCAGTGGCTGTGATATCTTTGAGGACAAGCCCAAGCTGAGAGAGTGGCGCTGCCGTGTGGAGGAAGCTGTGGGGAAGGAGCTCTTCCAGCAAGCACATGAGATGATCCTGAATGTCAAGAACCTGAGCACTGCGCAACTTCCCCCAGAACTGAGAGAGCATCTGAAACAGTTTCTGAAATGttga